From Paraburkholderia sabiae, a single genomic window includes:
- the rplB gene encoding 50S ribosomal protein L2, with protein MAIVKVKPTSPGRRAMVKVVNKDLHKGKPYAPLLDAQSSTAGRNNNGHITTRHKGGGHKQHYRIVDFRRTKDGIPAKVERLEYDPNRSANIALVVYADGERRYIIAPKGVTVGQQLMSGSEAPIRAGNTLPIRNIPVGTTIHCIEMLPGKGAQMARSAGTSAMLLAREGTYAQVRLRSGEIRRVHIECRATIGEVGNEEHSLRQIGKAGANRWRGIRPTVRGVAMNPVDHPHGGGEGKTAAGRDPVSPWGTPTKGYRTRSNKRTTSMIVQRRHKR; from the coding sequence ATGGCAATCGTGAAAGTTAAGCCGACTTCGCCGGGTCGCCGCGCGATGGTCAAGGTGGTCAACAAGGATCTGCACAAGGGCAAGCCGTACGCACCGCTGCTCGACGCGCAGAGCTCGACCGCCGGCCGTAACAACAACGGCCACATCACCACGCGTCATAAGGGTGGTGGTCACAAGCAGCACTATCGTATCGTCGACTTCCGTCGCACGAAGGATGGCATTCCGGCAAAGGTTGAACGCCTGGAATACGATCCGAACCGTAGCGCGAACATCGCGCTGGTCGTGTACGCAGATGGCGAACGCCGCTACATCATCGCTCCGAAGGGCGTGACGGTTGGTCAGCAACTGATGTCGGGTTCGGAAGCTCCGATCCGCGCAGGCAACACGCTGCCGATCCGCAACATCCCGGTCGGTACGACGATTCACTGCATCGAAATGCTGCCGGGCAAGGGCGCGCAGATGGCGCGTTCGGCTGGTACGTCGGCGATGCTGCTGGCTCGTGAAGGTACGTACGCACAGGTCCGCCTGCGTTCGGGCGAAATCCGCCGCGTTCACATCGAATGCCGCGCGACGATCGGTGAAGTGGGCAACGAAGAGCATAGCCTCCGTCAAATCGGTAAGGCTGGCGCGAACCGCTGGCGCGGTATCCGCCCGACGGTGCGTGGCGTTGCAATGAACCCGGTCGATCACCCGCACGGTGGTGGTGAAGGCAAGACGGCTGCAGGTCGCGATCCGGTGAGCCCGTGGGGCACGCCGACGAAGGGTTATCGTACCCGCAGCAACAAGCGCACGACGAGCATGATCGTCCAGCGCCGTCACAAGCGTTAA
- the rplV gene encoding 50S ribosomal protein L22, with amino-acid sequence MEVKAIHRGARISAQKTRLVADQIRGLPVDKALNVLTFSPKKAAGIVKKVVLSAIANAEHNEGADIDELKITSIYVDKAASLKRFTARAKGRGNRIEKQSCHITVTVGN; translated from the coding sequence ATGGAAGTGAAAGCAATTCATCGCGGTGCCCGCATCTCGGCGCAGAAGACGCGCCTTGTGGCTGACCAGATCCGTGGTCTGCCGGTCGACAAGGCGCTGAACGTTCTGACGTTCTCGCCGAAGAAGGCGGCGGGTATCGTCAAGAAGGTCGTGCTGTCTGCGATCGCGAATGCGGAGCACAACGAAGGCGCCGATATCGACGAGCTCAAAATTACGAGCATTTACGTCGACAAGGCTGCTTCGCTGAAGCGTTTCACCGCGCGCGCCAAAGGCCGCGGTAACCGCATCGAGAAGCAATCCTGTCACATCACTGTGACGGTCGGGAATTAA
- the rpsQ gene encoding 30S ribosomal protein S17, giving the protein MNDSVKTSLKRTLVGKVVSNKMDKTVTVLVEHRVKHPIYGKYVVRSKKYHAHDEANTYNEGDLVEIQETRPLSKTKAWTVSRLVEAARII; this is encoded by the coding sequence ATGAACGATAGCGTAAAAACCTCGCTCAAGCGGACGCTGGTCGGCAAGGTCGTCAGCAACAAGATGGACAAGACGGTTACCGTCTTGGTCGAGCACCGCGTGAAGCACCCGATCTACGGCAAGTACGTCGTACGTTCGAAGAAGTACCACGCTCACGACGAAGCGAACACCTATAACGAGGGTGACCTCGTCGAAATCCAGGAAACTCGTCCGCTGTCGAAGACGAAGGCTTGGACGGTGTCCCGTCTAGTCGAAGCTGCTCGCATCATCTAA
- the rpsS gene encoding 30S ribosomal protein S19: MARSIKKGPFCDAHLLKKVEAAAASRDKKPIKTWSRRSTILPDFIGLTIAVHNGRQHVPVYVTENMVGHKLGEFALTRTFKGHAADKKAKK; this comes from the coding sequence ATGGCACGTTCTATTAAAAAAGGTCCGTTCTGCGACGCCCATTTGCTGAAGAAGGTTGAGGCGGCTGCAGCATCGCGCGACAAGAAGCCTATCAAGACCTGGTCGCGTCGCTCGACGATCCTGCCGGACTTCATCGGCCTGACGATCGCCGTTCATAACGGCCGTCAACACGTTCCGGTGTATGTCACGGAAAACATGGTCGGCCACAAGCTTGGCGAGTTCGCATTGACCCGTACGTTCAAGGGTCACGCGGCCGACAAGAAGGCCAAGAAATAA
- the rpmC gene encoding 50S ribosomal protein L29, producing the protein MKASELHQKDKAALNKELSDLLKAQFGLRMQLATQQLTNTSQLKKVRRDIARVRTVLTEKANQK; encoded by the coding sequence ATGAAGGCATCCGAACTTCACCAGAAAGATAAGGCCGCGCTCAACAAGGAGCTGTCGGACCTGTTGAAGGCGCAATTCGGCCTGCGCATGCAACTCGCGACCCAGCAGCTCACGAACACGAGCCAGCTGAAGAAGGTTCGTCGCGACATCGCACGTGTGCGGACCGTCCTGACTGAGAAGGCGAACCAGAAATGA
- the rplX gene encoding 50S ribosomal protein L24 has product MNKIRKGDEVVVITGKDKGKRGVVLAVGENRVTVEGLNIAKKHVKPNPMKGTTGGVEAKAMPLQISNVALVDANGKPSRVGIKVEGDKKVRFLKTTGAVLSA; this is encoded by the coding sequence ATGAACAAGATTCGTAAAGGTGACGAAGTCGTCGTCATCACCGGCAAAGACAAGGGCAAGCGCGGTGTCGTGCTGGCCGTTGGCGAAAACCGTGTGACCGTCGAAGGCCTCAATATCGCCAAGAAGCATGTGAAGCCGAACCCGATGAAGGGTACGACGGGCGGTGTGGAAGCGAAGGCAATGCCGTTGCAGATTTCGAACGTCGCGCTGGTCGACGCGAACGGCAAGCCGTCGCGTGTCGGCATCAAGGTCGAAGGGGACAAGAAGGTCCGTTTCCTGAAGACGACCGGTGCTGTTCTGAGCGCCTGA
- the rpsC gene encoding 30S ribosomal protein S3 produces the protein MGQKIHPTGFRLAVSRNWASRWYANNNNFAAMLQEDIGVREYLKKKLKNASVGRVVIERPAKNARITIFSSRPGVVIGKKGEDIELLKSELQKRMGVPVHVNIEEIRKPETDAQLIADSITQQLERRIMFRRAMKRAMQNAMRLGAQGIKIMSAGRLNGIEIARTEWYREGRVPLHTLRADIDYATSEAKTTYGIIGVKVWVYKGDTLGRNDAPVVEEVAEEKRPRRNARPGDRRPRRDGEGAPAGARRGAPRRGGAGDGKTGE, from the coding sequence ATGGGACAGAAAATTCATCCGACTGGCTTCCGTTTGGCCGTCAGCCGCAATTGGGCTTCGCGTTGGTACGCGAACAACAACAATTTCGCGGCGATGTTGCAGGAAGACATCGGTGTTCGTGAATACCTGAAGAAGAAGCTGAAGAACGCGTCCGTCGGCCGCGTCGTGATCGAGCGTCCTGCAAAGAACGCACGTATCACGATTTTCAGCTCGCGTCCGGGTGTCGTGATCGGCAAGAAGGGTGAGGACATCGAACTGCTGAAGTCCGAGCTGCAAAAGCGCATGGGCGTTCCGGTTCACGTCAACATCGAAGAAATCCGTAAGCCGGAAACCGATGCACAACTGATCGCCGATTCGATCACGCAACAGCTCGAGCGCCGGATCATGTTCCGCCGCGCGATGAAGCGTGCGATGCAAAACGCAATGCGTCTGGGTGCTCAAGGCATCAAGATCATGAGCGCAGGCCGTCTGAATGGTATCGAAATCGCTCGTACGGAGTGGTACCGCGAAGGCCGCGTGCCTCTGCACACGCTGCGTGCTGATATCGACTACGCAACTTCGGAAGCGAAGACGACGTACGGCATCATCGGCGTGAAGGTGTGGGTCTACAAGGGCGACACGCTCGGCCGCAACGACGCTCCGGTGGTTGAAGAAGTCGCCGAAGAAAAGCGTCCGCGCCGCAACGCACGTCCGGGCGACCGCCGCCCGCGTCGCGATGGTGAAGGTGCACCGGCAGGTGCTCGCCGTGGTGCTCCGCGCCGCGGCGGTGCCGGCGACGGTAAGACTGGAGAATAA
- the rplN gene encoding 50S ribosomal protein L14, translating into MIQTETRLEVADNTGAREVMCIKVLGGSKRRYANIGDIIKVSVKEATPRGRVKKGEIYNAVVVRTAKGVRRQDGSLIKFDGNAAVLLNTKLEPIGTRIFGPVTRELRSERFMKIVSLAPEVL; encoded by the coding sequence ATGATCCAGACCGAAACTCGGCTCGAAGTGGCCGACAACACGGGTGCACGTGAAGTCATGTGCATCAAGGTGCTCGGCGGCTCGAAGCGTCGTTATGCCAACATCGGCGACATCATCAAGGTGAGCGTCAAAGAGGCAACGCCGCGCGGGCGCGTGAAGAAAGGCGAGATTTACAACGCTGTGGTGGTTCGCACCGCCAAGGGCGTGCGCCGTCAAGACGGCTCGCTGATCAAGTTCGACGGCAACGCCGCCGTGCTTTTGAATACCAAGCTCGAGCCTATCGGCACCCGCATCTTCGGGCCGGTCACGCGTGAGCTGCGCAGCGAGCGCTTCATGAAGATCGTTTCGCTCGCGCCAGAAGTGCTGTAA
- the rplW gene encoding 50S ribosomal protein L23, which yields MSEVRKNDHRLMQVLLAPVISEKATLVADKNEQVVFEVAPDATKQEVKAAVELLFKVEVNSVNVLVQKGKAKRFGRFMGKRKDVKKAYVCLKPGQEINFEAEAK from the coding sequence ATGAGCGAAGTCCGCAAAAACGATCATCGTTTGATGCAAGTTCTGCTCGCGCCGGTGATCTCCGAAAAGGCGACGCTGGTGGCCGACAAGAACGAGCAAGTCGTGTTCGAAGTTGCGCCGGATGCTACGAAGCAGGAAGTGAAGGCTGCTGTCGAGCTGCTGTTCAAGGTGGAAGTCAATTCCGTCAACGTGCTGGTCCAGAAGGGCAAAGCAAAGCGCTTTGGCCGCTTCATGGGCAAGCGCAAGGACGTGAAGAAGGCGTACGTCTGCCTGAAGCCCGGCCAGGAAATCAACTTTGAAGCGGAGGCCAAGTAA
- the rplO gene encoding 50S ribosomal protein L15 — protein MELNNLKPAEGAKHAKRRVGRGIGSGLGKTAGRGHKGQKSRSGGFHKVGFEGGQMPLQRRLPKRGFTSLTKEFVGEVRLGDLEKLPVDEIDLLALKQAGLIGEMMTSAKIIATGELKRKVVVKGLGATKGARAAIEAAGGSFAE, from the coding sequence ATGGAATTGAATAACCTGAAGCCGGCTGAAGGCGCGAAGCACGCAAAGCGTCGCGTGGGTCGCGGCATCGGCTCCGGCCTCGGCAAGACCGCTGGCCGTGGTCACAAGGGTCAGAAATCGCGTTCGGGTGGCTTCCACAAGGTCGGCTTCGAAGGCGGTCAGATGCCTCTGCAACGCCGTCTGCCGAAGCGTGGCTTTACGTCGCTGACGAAGGAATTCGTCGGTGAAGTGCGCCTCGGCGACCTGGAAAAGCTGCCGGTCGACGAAATCGATCTGCTGGCACTGAAGCAAGCCGGTCTGATCGGCGAGATGATGACCAGCGCCAAGATCATCGCGACGGGCGAGCTGAAGCGCAAGGTCGTTGTGAAGGGTCTGGGTGCGACGAAGGGCGCGCGCGCTGCGATCGAAGCAGCGGGCGGTTCTTTCGCCGAGTAA
- the rplR gene encoding 50S ribosomal protein L18, producing the protein MDKTQSRLRRARQTRIKIAELQVARLAVHRTNTHIYAQVFSPCGTKVLASASTLEAEVRAQLADQSGKGGNVAAATLIGKRIAEKAKAAGIESVAFDRSGFRYHGRVKALADAAREAGLKF; encoded by the coding sequence ATGGATAAGACTCAATCTCGCCTGCGCCGCGCTCGTCAGACGCGGATCAAGATCGCTGAGCTGCAAGTCGCGCGTCTGGCCGTGCATCGCACGAACACGCACATCTATGCGCAAGTGTTCTCGCCGTGCGGCACTAAGGTGCTCGCAAGCGCATCGACGCTCGAAGCCGAAGTGCGTGCGCAACTGGCTGACCAGTCGGGCAAGGGCGGCAACGTCGCCGCTGCAACCCTGATCGGCAAGCGCATCGCAGAAAAGGCTAAGGCTGCCGGCATCGAATCCGTCGCCTTTGACCGCTCGGGTTTCCGCTACCACGGCCGCGTGAAGGCGCTGGCTGATGCGGCGCGCGAAGCCGGGCTCAAGTTCTAA
- the rpmD gene encoding 50S ribosomal protein L30 encodes MSEKTVKVQLVKSLIGTRESHRATVRGLGLRRLNSVSELQDTPAVRGMINKVSYLVKVIG; translated from the coding sequence ATGTCTGAAAAAACTGTCAAGGTTCAGCTCGTCAAGAGCCTGATTGGGACCCGCGAATCGCACCGCGCTACGGTGCGCGGTCTTGGCCTGCGTCGCCTGAACTCGGTTAGCGAGCTGCAGGACACGCCGGCTGTGCGCGGCATGATCAACAAGGTCTCGTACCTCGTTAAGGTCATCGGCTAA
- the rplF gene encoding 50S ribosomal protein L6: protein MSRVGKSPIALQGAEVALSDERITVKGPLGSISQNANRLVKVVNDNGTLKFEPVDESREANAMSGTMRALVANMVHGVTKGFERKLTLVGVGYRAQAQGDKLNLSLGFSHPVVHQMPEGVKAETPSQTEIVIKGIDKQKVGQVAAEVRGYRPPEPYKGKGVRYANEVVILKETKKK from the coding sequence ATGTCTCGAGTAGGTAAAAGCCCGATCGCGCTGCAAGGCGCAGAAGTGGCCCTGAGCGACGAGCGCATTACCGTCAAGGGCCCGCTGGGTTCGATTTCGCAGAACGCGAATCGCCTGGTGAAGGTGGTGAACGACAACGGCACGCTGAAGTTCGAGCCGGTTGACGAGAGCCGCGAAGCAAATGCGATGTCGGGCACGATGCGCGCGCTGGTCGCGAACATGGTGCACGGCGTGACGAAGGGTTTCGAGCGCAAGCTGACGCTGGTTGGCGTTGGTTATCGTGCGCAAGCGCAAGGCGACAAGCTGAACCTGTCGTTGGGTTTCTCGCACCCCGTGGTGCACCAGATGCCGGAAGGCGTCAAGGCTGAAACCCCGTCGCAAACCGAAATCGTGATCAAGGGGATCGACAAGCAGAAAGTTGGCCAGGTCGCTGCAGAAGTGCGCGGCTATCGTCCGCCGGAGCCCTATAAGGGCAAGGGCGTGCGCTATGCCAACGAGGTTGTGATCCTCAAAGAAACGAAGAAGAAGTAA
- the rpsH gene encoding 30S ribosomal protein S8, producing the protein MSMSDPIADMLTRIRNAQMVEKVSVTMPSSKVKVAIAQVLKDEGYIDDFAVKAEGAKSELNIALKYYAGRPVIERLERVSKPGLRVYRGRNDIPQVMNGLGVAIVSTPKGVMTDRKARATGVGGEVICYVA; encoded by the coding sequence ATGAGCATGAGTGATCCTATCGCCGATATGCTGACTCGCATCCGCAACGCGCAGATGGTTGAGAAGGTTTCGGTGACGATGCCCTCGTCGAAAGTCAAGGTTGCGATCGCGCAAGTCCTGAAGGATGAAGGCTATATCGACGATTTCGCAGTGAAGGCTGAAGGTGCGAAGTCGGAATTGAACATCGCGTTGAAGTACTACGCTGGCCGTCCGGTTATCGAGCGCCTCGAGCGCGTTTCGAAGCCCGGTCTGCGCGTGTACCGCGGCCGCAACGACATCCCGCAGGTCATGAATGGCCTGGGCGTTGCGATCGTTTCAACGCCGAAGGGTGTGATGACCGACCGTAAGGCGCGCGCTACTGGCGTCGGCGGCGAAGTCATCTGCTACGTCGCTTAA
- the rpsN gene encoding 30S ribosomal protein S14, with amino-acid sequence MAKLALIEREKKRARLAAKFAPKRAELKAIIDDQSKSEEERYAARLELQQLPRNSNPTRKRNRCAITGRPRGTFRKFGLARNKIREIAFRGEIPGLTKASW; translated from the coding sequence GTGGCTAAATTGGCACTGATCGAACGTGAAAAGAAGCGTGCGCGCCTGGCTGCCAAGTTCGCACCGAAGCGTGCTGAGCTGAAGGCAATCATCGACGACCAAAGCAAGTCGGAAGAAGAGCGTTATGCAGCTCGCCTCGAGTTGCAGCAACTGCCGCGCAATTCGAACCCGACCCGTAAGCGCAACCGTTGCGCGATCACCGGTCGCCCGCGTGGCACGTTCCGTAAATTCGGGCTGGCTCGTAACAAGATTCGTGAAATCGCGTTCCGCGGCGAGATCCCTGGCCTGACCAAGGCGAGCTGGTAA
- the rplP gene encoding 50S ribosomal protein L16 has product MLQPKRRKYRKEQKGRNTGVATRGNAVSFGEYGLKAIGRGRLTARQIEAARRAMTRHIKRGGRIWIRIFPDKPISQKPAEVRMGNGKGNPEYYVAEIQPGKMLYEMDGVSEELAREAFRLAAAKLPLKTTFMVRQLGA; this is encoded by the coding sequence ATGCTGCAACCGAAACGCAGGAAGTATCGCAAAGAGCAGAAGGGTCGTAACACTGGCGTCGCAACGCGTGGTAACGCGGTGTCGTTCGGTGAATACGGTCTGAAGGCTATCGGTCGCGGCCGCCTGACCGCGCGTCAGATTGAAGCAGCGCGTCGTGCAATGACGCGTCACATCAAGCGCGGTGGCCGCATCTGGATTCGCATTTTCCCGGACAAGCCGATCTCGCAAAAGCCGGCTGAAGTGCGTATGGGTAACGGTAAGGGTAACCCTGAGTACTACGTCGCTGAGATTCAACCGGGCAAGATGCTGTACGAAATGGACGGTGTGTCCGAAGAACTGGCACGTGAAGCGTTCCGTCTGGCTGCAGCGAAGCTGCCGCTGAAGACGACGTTCATGGTTCGTCAGCTCGGCGCCTAA
- the rpsJ gene encoding 30S ribosomal protein S10: MQNQKIRIRLKAFDYRLIDQSAAEIVDTAKRTGAIVRGPVPLPTRIQRFDILRSPHVNKTSRDQLEIRTHQRLMDIVDPTDKTVDALMKLDLPAGVDVEIKLQ; the protein is encoded by the coding sequence ATGCAAAACCAGAAAATCCGCATTCGCCTGAAGGCTTTCGACTATCGTCTGATCGACCAATCGGCAGCTGAGATCGTCGACACGGCAAAGCGGACTGGCGCAATCGTTCGCGGCCCGGTGCCCCTGCCGACCCGCATCCAGCGTTTCGACATCCTGCGTTCGCCGCACGTGAACAAGACGTCGCGCGATCAGCTCGAAATCCGCACGCACCAACGCCTGATGGACATCGTTGATCCGACGGACAAGACCGTCGACGCACTGATGAAGCTGGACCTGCCGGCTGGCGTGGACGTCGAAATCAAGCTGCAGTAA
- the rplC gene encoding 50S ribosomal protein L3, which yields MSLGLVGRKVGMTRIFTAEGDSIPVTVLDVSDNRVTQIKTVETDGYTAVQVAFGTRRASRVTKPLAGHLAKAGVEAGEILKEFQIDAAKAAELSSGAVIGVDLFEVGQKVDVQGTSIGKGYAGTIKRYNFASGRASHGNSRSHNVPGSIGMAQDPGRVFPGKRMTGHMGDETVTVQNLEIARIDADRKLLLVKGAVPGAKGGKVFVTPAVKTRAVKGAK from the coding sequence ATGAGCCTTGGACTCGTAGGTCGCAAGGTTGGCATGACCCGTATCTTCACGGCTGAAGGGGATTCGATTCCCGTCACCGTGCTGGACGTGTCCGACAACCGCGTGACGCAGATCAAGACTGTTGAAACCGACGGCTACACGGCCGTTCAGGTTGCCTTCGGTACGCGCCGTGCATCGCGTGTGACGAAGCCGCTGGCAGGTCATCTCGCCAAAGCCGGTGTTGAAGCCGGTGAAATCCTCAAGGAATTCCAAATCGACGCCGCCAAGGCTGCCGAGTTGTCGAGCGGCGCCGTGATCGGTGTGGATCTCTTCGAAGTGGGCCAGAAGGTCGACGTGCAAGGCACCTCGATCGGTAAGGGCTACGCCGGTACCATCAAGCGTTACAACTTCGCTTCGGGCCGTGCATCGCACGGTAACTCGCGTTCGCACAACGTGCCGGGTTCGATCGGTATGGCGCAGGATCCGGGTCGTGTTTTCCCGGGTAAGCGCATGACGGGTCACATGGGTGACGAGACGGTCACCGTGCAAAACCTCGAAATCGCACGTATCGACGCAGACCGCAAGCTGCTGCTCGTCAAGGGTGCTGTTCCCGGCGCGAAGGGCGGCAAGGTTTTCGTGACGCCGGCAGTGAAGACGCGTGCCGTGAAAGGAGCGAAATAA
- the rplE gene encoding 50S ribosomal protein L5, translated as MARLQEFYKEKVVPGLIEKFGYKSIMEVPRLTKITLNMGLGEAVADKKVLEHAVGDLTKIAGQKPVITKSRKAIAGFKIREGYPIGTMVTLRGQAMYEFLDRFVTVALPRVRDFRGVSGKAFDGRGNYNIGVKEQIIFPEIDYDKIDALRGLNISITTTAKTDDEAKALLASFKFPFRN; from the coding sequence ATGGCACGTTTGCAAGAATTTTATAAAGAAAAGGTCGTTCCTGGCCTGATCGAGAAGTTCGGTTACAAGTCGATCATGGAAGTGCCGCGCCTTACCAAGATCACCCTGAATATGGGTCTTGGTGAAGCCGTCGCTGACAAGAAGGTCCTTGAGCATGCTGTTGGCGACCTCACGAAGATCGCCGGCCAGAAGCCGGTTATCACGAAGTCGCGTAAGGCAATTGCGGGCTTCAAGATCCGTGAAGGCTACCCGATCGGCACGATGGTCACTTTGCGTGGCCAGGCAATGTACGAATTCCTCGACCGTTTCGTGACGGTTGCGCTCCCCCGCGTGCGCGACTTCCGCGGCGTGTCGGGCAAGGCGTTCGACGGCCGTGGTAACTACAACATCGGTGTGAAAGAGCAGATCATTTTCCCCGAAATCGACTACGACAAGATCGACGCGCTGCGTGGGCTGAACATCAGCATCACGACGACTGCGAAGACTGACGACGAAGCAAAGGCACTGCTCGCCAGCTTCAAGTTCCCGTTCAGAAACTGA
- the rplD gene encoding 50S ribosomal protein L4, whose product MELKLLNANGQEGSAVNASDVVFGRDYNEALIHQIVVAYQANARSGNRAQKDREQVKHTTKKPWRQKGTGRARAGMSSSPLWRGGGRIFPNSPEENFSHKVNKKMHRAGLCSIFSQLAREGRIAVVDELTLEAPKTKLLAEKFKAMGLDSVLVITDTVDENLYLASRNLAHVAVVEPRYADPLSLIYFKKVLITKAAVAQIEELLS is encoded by the coding sequence ATGGAACTTAAGCTCCTGAATGCCAATGGTCAGGAAGGCTCAGCAGTCAACGCGTCGGACGTCGTGTTCGGCCGTGACTACAACGAAGCCCTGATCCACCAGATCGTCGTCGCTTACCAGGCGAATGCACGTAGCGGCAACCGCGCTCAGAAGGACCGTGAGCAGGTCAAGCACACCACGAAGAAGCCGTGGCGCCAGAAGGGTACGGGCCGTGCTCGTGCCGGTATGTCGTCGAGCCCGTTGTGGCGTGGCGGTGGTCGCATCTTCCCGAATTCGCCGGAAGAAAATTTCTCGCACAAGGTCAACAAGAAGATGCATCGCGCAGGTCTCTGCTCGATCTTCTCGCAGCTGGCCCGCGAAGGCCGCATCGCGGTTGTCGACGAGCTCACGCTCGAAGCGCCGAAGACGAAGCTGCTGGCCGAAAAGTTCAAGGCAATGGGTCTCGATTCCGTGCTGGTCATCACCGACACGGTTGACGAAAACCTGTACCTCGCGTCGCGCAATCTGGCCCACGTGGCCGTTGTCGAGCCGCGTTACGCCGACCCGCTGTCGCTGATCTACTTCAAGAAAGTGCTGATCACGAAGGCTGCGGTCGCCCAGATCGAGGAGTTGCTGTCATGA
- the rpsE gene encoding 30S ribosomal protein S5, whose protein sequence is MAKMQAKVQADERDDGLREKMISVNRVTKVVKGGRILGFAALTVVGDGDGRVGMGKGKAKEVPVAVQKAMEQARRNMFKVPLKNGTLQHEVHGKHGASTVLLAPAKDGTGVIAGGPMRAVFDVMGVQNVVAKSHGSTNPYNLVRATLDGLRKQSTPADIAAKRGKSVEDILG, encoded by the coding sequence ATGGCAAAGATGCAAGCGAAAGTTCAGGCTGACGAACGCGACGACGGCCTTCGCGAAAAGATGATTTCGGTCAACCGCGTGACCAAGGTCGTGAAGGGTGGCCGGATTCTCGGCTTCGCCGCACTGACCGTGGTTGGCGACGGTGATGGCCGCGTCGGCATGGGCAAGGGCAAGGCCAAGGAAGTTCCGGTCGCTGTTCAGAAGGCAATGGAACAGGCCCGCCGCAACATGTTCAAGGTGCCGCTCAAGAACGGTACGTTGCAGCACGAAGTGCACGGTAAGCACGGCGCATCGACGGTCCTCCTCGCTCCGGCGAAGGACGGTACCGGCGTGATCGCTGGCGGCCCGATGCGCGCAGTGTTCGACGTGATGGGCGTGCAAAACGTCGTGGCCAAGAGCCACGGTTCGACGAACCCGTACAACCTCGTTCGTGCGACGCTGGACGGTCTGCGCAAGCAGTCGACGCCGGCTGACATCGCGGCGAAGCGTGGTAAGTCCGTCGAAGACATTCTGGGCTAA